One window of Quercus robur chromosome 5, dhQueRobu3.1, whole genome shotgun sequence genomic DNA carries:
- the LOC126727663 gene encoding uncharacterized protein LOC126727663 has product MTDNIDDDTKTSVDNSVEKLPDHLLIEIFIRVPISDWAQISCVKKQWANLFRGECLWQAALIKTYPLAGQAKRWPGPIPRGLSRRRFTALYISKHSFALDGDIDELVGHTYLFLKEQLELASMAPLSAILHGTIIDQFIACGKSNDMAHELASQIWLAVLDSLDENENTFCLLKSFAQEDDVFLPYPYSRSTKVQWRVFEKLFTDFRDCFSHVDYYDVLACAKNKFQLIPSAWLGY; this is encoded by the exons ATGACAGATAACATAGACGATGACACGAAAACATCAGTTGATAATTCAGTTGAAAAGCTTCCTGATCATCTCCTGATAGAAATTTTCATTCGAGTTCCTATCTCAGATTGGGCACAAATATCTTGTGTGAAAAAGCAATGGGCTAATCTGTTTCGTGGAGAATGCTTGTGGCAAGCTGCTCTAATCAAGACTTATCCATTGGCTGGCCAAGCTAAAAGGTGGCCTGGACCTATCCCTCGAGGGTTGAGCAGAAG GAGATTCACAGCTTTATACATTAGTAAACACAGCTTTGCTCTTGATGGTGACATAGACGAGCTTGTTGGACAcacttatttgtttttgaaagagCAACTTGAACTTGCCTCAATGGCACCTCTGTCAGCAATCCTTCATGGAACCATAATTG ATCAATTTATTGCTTGTGGGAAATCAAATGACATGGCCCATGAGCTTGCTTCACAAATCTGGCTTGCTGTTCTTGACAGTTTGGATGAAAACGAGAACACATTTTGCTTGCTTAAAAGTTTTGCACAAGAGGATGAT GTTTTTCTCCCATACCCGTACTCAAGATCAACCAAAGTCCAATGGAGGGTGTTTGAAAAGCTCTTCACCGATTTCCGAGACTGCTTTAGTCATGTAGATTACTATGATGTATTGGCATGTGCCAAGAACAAGTTTCAGCTTATACCATCTGCTTGGTTAGGTTACTAG